From Puntigrus tetrazona isolate hp1 chromosome 8, ASM1883169v1, whole genome shotgun sequence, the proteins below share one genomic window:
- the zgc:136971 gene encoding S9 family peptidase isoform X2, producing the protein MFSHTSQHTELHKSILRGEEQPTLQRCEDCCSFYHCPFCGPEMFKPTIKSKCLKHLQGHRRRAIRHKEFFIFKCHLKCRTAPHFHCVSCTSTFMRKDGFLKHLATCDSKKSKVTVVELKSDKGLPRPDLHLTTSEACSTEEMPVSGGHRSLISEDAQKIRRRKENFEQHVCPKRAVSEEAESQGPSDSETPDQNSTGGIMEARVRSDDPATSPVDEGDPSVVDLSVADHNVSDSAANPHPIEADVAIQTLVNEMFSGRTSVESTLPQRSRYDAQDLCPFCGLMLHRKNLQVHLRRKHPDQVSNQEKPASAQVKNPKPQRLLLRQQQKIAMESEIRDVFRHCVRFPVPVSASVVADELVDTANEKRCITVLARWSQCDLERGMKLCFSQRWTLLCKRDKIEHVLPSGTSSHIEKELLSCHSPFGSIQALIREEAGHQYLEVWGQNGLEKSLDLTALNKHGKVYDDAQFACLAWSPCEKKLLYVAEKKRVEPSAHSSVASVTEDGGLVLLEEQDKNVYVEDWGEGLVGKSCPVLCVADLNKGAVIVYAGIPPHLSPGQALWAPNGRGVVFVGQWNEPFRLGLKFCSNRRSALYYLDMKGNCECLSAEGVSVSSPRMSPDSCWIVYLQGQVFGPHHQCLRMMLYDMKNRSSLVLVDVVRRAEKGQFAGIYESLPSQCWSADSERIFFTSACENSKAVFSVDRTTGRVTQVCGLDPLRLDDFGSVQLLTIQKDLMLMSCSSPNQPPCLKVGFLSSVDQAEDMHLCNVGGADVYEGFDWQPMLITPPSQEENHQFSGLNFGAILLKPYNLPERRKSSLVINIHGGPHAHFAADWNATAAALTKLGFAVLMVNYRGSTGFGQDGIESLLGNVGSQDVKDVHRAVLCTLQNETTLDPDRVAVMGGSHGGFLACHLVGQYPDFYRACAARNPVINAATLLGTSDIVDWRYSSVGIQYAFDRLPTSQSLVSMLEKSPIIHAAQIRAPVLLMLGGRDRRVSPHQGLELYRALKSRNTPVRLLWYSDEGHSLSKINTQSDCFLNIILWFKEHLN; encoded by the exons ATGTTCAGCCATACAAGTCAACATACAGAG CTACACAAAAGTATTTTGCGAGGAGAGGAGCAGCCAACTCTCCAGAGATGTGAGGACTGCTGTTCCTTCTACCACTGTCCTTTCTGTGGGCCTGAAATGTTCAAGCCCACCAtcaaaagcaaatgtttaaaacatttacaaggtCACAGAAGAAGAGCGATACGGCACAAGG agttcttcatttttaaatgtcatttaaagtgCCGAACTGCTCCACACTTTCACTGCGTCAGCTGCACATCCACTTTTATGAGGAAAGATGGTTTCCTAAAACACCTGGCCACGTGCGACAGCAAAAAATCAAAGGTAACAGTTGTGGAGTTAAAATCAGACAAGGGCTTACCTCGACCGGATCTTCATCTGACTACATCTGAGGCTTGCAGCACCGAGGAGATGCCCGTTAGTGGAGGACACAGGAGTCTGATCTCTGAGGATGCTCAGAAAAtcaggagaagaaaagaaaactttgaGCAACACGTGTGCCCTAAAAGg GCTGTAAGCGAGGAAGCAGAGAGCCAGGGGCCCAGCGATTCAGAGACTCCAGACCAAAACTCCACAG GAGGGATTATGGAAGCGCGGGTGAGAAGCGATGACCCAGCTACATCCCCAGTTGACGAAGGAGATCCTTCAGTGGTAGATCTCTCTGTAGCGGATCATAATGTCTCAGATTCTGCTGCCAATCCTCATCCTATAGAGGCCGATGTAGCTATACAGACTTTGGTAAATGAGATGTTCTCTGGACGCACATCTGTTGAAAGCACCCTCCCACAAAGATCCAGATACGATGCACAAGATCTGTGTCCGTTCTGTGGTTTAATGCTGCACAGGAAGAATCTGCAGGTGCATCTAAGAAGGAAGCACCCAGATCAAGTGTCAAACCAGGAGAAACCTGCCTCTGCTCAGGTGAAAAACCCAAAACCACAGAGACTCCTCTTGCGACAACAACAGAAG ATTGCAATGGAGAGTGAAATCAGAGATGTGTTCAGACACTGTGTCAGGTTTCCAGTGCCCGTTTCTGCCTCTGTGGTCGCTGATGAGCTGGTGGACACTGCCAATGAAAAGCGTTGTATCACCGTTTTGGCTC GTTGGAGCCAGTGTGATTTGGAGAGGGGGATGAAACTGTGTTTCTCTCAGAGATGGACTCTACTGTGTAAACGTGACAAAATCGAGCATGTGCTGCCGTCTGGAACAAGCTCGCACATAGAGAAGGA GTTGCTCAGCTGCCATTCACCTTTTGGGTCTATTCAGGCTCTCATTCGGGAGGAAGCAGGACATCAGTACTTGGAG GTTTGGGGCCAGAATGGTCTGGAAAAAAGTTTGGACCTTACAGCTCTAAATAAACATGGAAAAGTGTATGACGATG CTCAATTTGCATGTTTGGCCTGGTCACCATGTGAAAAAAAGTTGCTCTATGTGGCTGAAAAAAAGAGGGTGGAGCCATCAGCGCACTCATCAGTTGCATCTGTCACTGAGGACGGTGGGCTAGTGTTGCTTGAGGAGCAG GATAAGAACGTATATGTTGAAGATTGGGGTGAAGGCCTGGTGGGTAAGAGCTGTCCTGTCTTGTGTGTGGCTGATCTCAACAAAGGGGCGGTTATCGTATATGCTGGCATCCCTCCGCATTTATCACCAGGACAG GCTCTGTGGGCACCTAATGGAAGGGGCGTAGTGTTTGTGGGCCAGTGGAACGAGCCGTTCAGACTGGGCCTGAAATTCTGCTCTAATCGTAG ATCAGCTCTCTATTACCTGGATATGAAAGGAAACTGTG AGTGCTTGTCAGCCGAAGGTGTGTCTGTGTCAAGCCCTCGAATGAGTCCAGACTCATGCTGGATCGTATACTTGCAGGGACAGGTGTTTGGACCACATCACCAGTGCCTGAGAATGATGCTG TATGACATGAAGAACAGAAGCTCTTTGGTCTTAGTAGATGTGGTCAGGAGAGCAGAAAAAG GTCAGTTTGCTGGTATATACGAGTCGTTGCCGTCTCAATGCTGGTCTGCAGATAGTGAGAGAATCTTCTTCACCAGTGCCTGTGAAAACAGTAAG GCGGTATTCTCAGTTGACAGAACCACTGGAAGAGTCACACAAGTATGCGGCCTGGATCCGCTAAGACTAG ATGATTTCGGGAGTGTGCAGCTGTTGACAATACAAAAAGACCTGATGTTGATGAGCTGCTCATCTCCAAATCAACCTCCCTGCCTG AAAGTTGGCTTCCTTTCGTCAGTGGATCAGGCTGAGGACATGCATCTTTGTAATGTGGGTGGAGCAGACGTGTATGAGGGATTTGATTGGCAGCCCATGTTGATCACACCCCCTTCTCAGGAGGAGAACCATCAGTTCT CTGGACTGAATTTTGGAGCAATTTTATTGAAGCCGTACAATCTtccagagagaagaaaaagttCTCTAGTCATAAATATACATG GTGGCCCTCATGCTCATTTTGCTGCTGACTGGAACGCCACGGCTGCTGCTTTAACCAAACTGGGATTTGCTGTTCTAATGG TGAATTACAGGGGCTCCACTGGTTTCGGTCAAGATGGCATAGAATCTCTGCTTGGAAACGTTGGCAGTCAGGACGTCAAAGACGTTCAT AGGGCAGTGTTGTGCACTTTGCAGAATGAGACCACCCTTGATCCTGATAGGGTGGCGGTGATGGGTGGCTCTCATGGTGGTTTTCTGGCTTGCCATCTGGTTGGTCAGTATCCAGATTTCTACAGAGCTTGTGCAGCAAGAAACCCTGTGATCAATGCAGCCACTCTGCTTGGAACCAGTGATATTGTAGACTG GAGATATTCCTCTGTGGGGATTCAGTATGCTTTTGACCGGCTGCCCACATCACAGTCCCTCGTTTCAATGCTGGAGAAGTCCCCCATAATACATGCTGcacag
- the zgc:136971 gene encoding S9 family peptidase isoform X1 — translation MFSHTSQHTELHKSILRGEEQPTLQRCEDCCSFYHCPFCGPEMFKPTIKSKCLKHLQGHRRRAIRHKEFFIFKCHLKCRTAPHFHCVSCTSTFMRKDGFLKHLATCDSKKSKVTVVELKSDKGLPRPDLHLTTSEACSTEEMPVSGGHRSLISEDAQKIRRRKENFEQHVCPKRAVSEEAESQGPSDSETPDQNSTGGIMEARVRSDDPATSPVDEGDPSVVDLSVADHNVSDSAANPHPIEADVAIQTLVNEMFSGRTSVESTLPQRSRYDAQDLCPFCGLMLHRKNLQVHLRRKHPDQVSNQEKPASAQVKNPKPQRLLLRQQQKIAMESEIRDVFRHCVRFPVPVSASVVADELVDTANEKRCITVLARWSQCDLERGMKLCFSQRWTLLCKRDKIEHVLPSGTSSHIEKELLSCHSPFGSIQALIREEAGHQYLEVWGQNGLEKSLDLTALNKHGKVYDDAQFACLAWSPCEKKLLYVAEKKRVEPSAHSSVASVTEDGGLVLLEEQDKNVYVEDWGEGLVGKSCPVLCVADLNKGAVIVYAGIPPHLSPGQALWAPNGRGVVFVGQWNEPFRLGLKFCSNRRSALYYLDMKGNCECLSAEGVSVSSPRMSPDSCWIVYLQGQVFGPHHQCLRMMLYDMKNRSSLVLVDVVRRAEKVSHPFTGQFAGIYESLPSQCWSADSERIFFTSACENSKAVFSVDRTTGRVTQVCGLDPLRLDDFGSVQLLTIQKDLMLMSCSSPNQPPCLKVGFLSSVDQAEDMHLCNVGGADVYEGFDWQPMLITPPSQEENHQFSGLNFGAILLKPYNLPERRKSSLVINIHGGPHAHFAADWNATAAALTKLGFAVLMVNYRGSTGFGQDGIESLLGNVGSQDVKDVHRAVLCTLQNETTLDPDRVAVMGGSHGGFLACHLVGQYPDFYRACAARNPVINAATLLGTSDIVDWRYSSVGIQYAFDRLPTSQSLVSMLEKSPIIHAAQIRAPVLLMLGGRDRRVSPHQGLELYRALKSRNTPVRLLWYSDEGHSLSKINTQSDCFLNIILWFKEHLN, via the exons ATGTTCAGCCATACAAGTCAACATACAGAG CTACACAAAAGTATTTTGCGAGGAGAGGAGCAGCCAACTCTCCAGAGATGTGAGGACTGCTGTTCCTTCTACCACTGTCCTTTCTGTGGGCCTGAAATGTTCAAGCCCACCAtcaaaagcaaatgtttaaaacatttacaaggtCACAGAAGAAGAGCGATACGGCACAAGG agttcttcatttttaaatgtcatttaaagtgCCGAACTGCTCCACACTTTCACTGCGTCAGCTGCACATCCACTTTTATGAGGAAAGATGGTTTCCTAAAACACCTGGCCACGTGCGACAGCAAAAAATCAAAGGTAACAGTTGTGGAGTTAAAATCAGACAAGGGCTTACCTCGACCGGATCTTCATCTGACTACATCTGAGGCTTGCAGCACCGAGGAGATGCCCGTTAGTGGAGGACACAGGAGTCTGATCTCTGAGGATGCTCAGAAAAtcaggagaagaaaagaaaactttgaGCAACACGTGTGCCCTAAAAGg GCTGTAAGCGAGGAAGCAGAGAGCCAGGGGCCCAGCGATTCAGAGACTCCAGACCAAAACTCCACAG GAGGGATTATGGAAGCGCGGGTGAGAAGCGATGACCCAGCTACATCCCCAGTTGACGAAGGAGATCCTTCAGTGGTAGATCTCTCTGTAGCGGATCATAATGTCTCAGATTCTGCTGCCAATCCTCATCCTATAGAGGCCGATGTAGCTATACAGACTTTGGTAAATGAGATGTTCTCTGGACGCACATCTGTTGAAAGCACCCTCCCACAAAGATCCAGATACGATGCACAAGATCTGTGTCCGTTCTGTGGTTTAATGCTGCACAGGAAGAATCTGCAGGTGCATCTAAGAAGGAAGCACCCAGATCAAGTGTCAAACCAGGAGAAACCTGCCTCTGCTCAGGTGAAAAACCCAAAACCACAGAGACTCCTCTTGCGACAACAACAGAAG ATTGCAATGGAGAGTGAAATCAGAGATGTGTTCAGACACTGTGTCAGGTTTCCAGTGCCCGTTTCTGCCTCTGTGGTCGCTGATGAGCTGGTGGACACTGCCAATGAAAAGCGTTGTATCACCGTTTTGGCTC GTTGGAGCCAGTGTGATTTGGAGAGGGGGATGAAACTGTGTTTCTCTCAGAGATGGACTCTACTGTGTAAACGTGACAAAATCGAGCATGTGCTGCCGTCTGGAACAAGCTCGCACATAGAGAAGGA GTTGCTCAGCTGCCATTCACCTTTTGGGTCTATTCAGGCTCTCATTCGGGAGGAAGCAGGACATCAGTACTTGGAG GTTTGGGGCCAGAATGGTCTGGAAAAAAGTTTGGACCTTACAGCTCTAAATAAACATGGAAAAGTGTATGACGATG CTCAATTTGCATGTTTGGCCTGGTCACCATGTGAAAAAAAGTTGCTCTATGTGGCTGAAAAAAAGAGGGTGGAGCCATCAGCGCACTCATCAGTTGCATCTGTCACTGAGGACGGTGGGCTAGTGTTGCTTGAGGAGCAG GATAAGAACGTATATGTTGAAGATTGGGGTGAAGGCCTGGTGGGTAAGAGCTGTCCTGTCTTGTGTGTGGCTGATCTCAACAAAGGGGCGGTTATCGTATATGCTGGCATCCCTCCGCATTTATCACCAGGACAG GCTCTGTGGGCACCTAATGGAAGGGGCGTAGTGTTTGTGGGCCAGTGGAACGAGCCGTTCAGACTGGGCCTGAAATTCTGCTCTAATCGTAG ATCAGCTCTCTATTACCTGGATATGAAAGGAAACTGTG AGTGCTTGTCAGCCGAAGGTGTGTCTGTGTCAAGCCCTCGAATGAGTCCAGACTCATGCTGGATCGTATACTTGCAGGGACAGGTGTTTGGACCACATCACCAGTGCCTGAGAATGATGCTG TATGACATGAAGAACAGAAGCTCTTTGGTCTTAGTAGATGTGGTCAGGAGAGCAGAAAAAG TGTCACATCCCTTCACAGGTCAGTTTGCTGGTATATACGAGTCGTTGCCGTCTCAATGCTGGTCTGCAGATAGTGAGAGAATCTTCTTCACCAGTGCCTGTGAAAACAGTAAG GCGGTATTCTCAGTTGACAGAACCACTGGAAGAGTCACACAAGTATGCGGCCTGGATCCGCTAAGACTAG ATGATTTCGGGAGTGTGCAGCTGTTGACAATACAAAAAGACCTGATGTTGATGAGCTGCTCATCTCCAAATCAACCTCCCTGCCTG AAAGTTGGCTTCCTTTCGTCAGTGGATCAGGCTGAGGACATGCATCTTTGTAATGTGGGTGGAGCAGACGTGTATGAGGGATTTGATTGGCAGCCCATGTTGATCACACCCCCTTCTCAGGAGGAGAACCATCAGTTCT CTGGACTGAATTTTGGAGCAATTTTATTGAAGCCGTACAATCTtccagagagaagaaaaagttCTCTAGTCATAAATATACATG GTGGCCCTCATGCTCATTTTGCTGCTGACTGGAACGCCACGGCTGCTGCTTTAACCAAACTGGGATTTGCTGTTCTAATGG TGAATTACAGGGGCTCCACTGGTTTCGGTCAAGATGGCATAGAATCTCTGCTTGGAAACGTTGGCAGTCAGGACGTCAAAGACGTTCAT AGGGCAGTGTTGTGCACTTTGCAGAATGAGACCACCCTTGATCCTGATAGGGTGGCGGTGATGGGTGGCTCTCATGGTGGTTTTCTGGCTTGCCATCTGGTTGGTCAGTATCCAGATTTCTACAGAGCTTGTGCAGCAAGAAACCCTGTGATCAATGCAGCCACTCTGCTTGGAACCAGTGATATTGTAGACTG GAGATATTCCTCTGTGGGGATTCAGTATGCTTTTGACCGGCTGCCCACATCACAGTCCCTCGTTTCAATGCTGGAGAAGTCCCCCATAATACATGCTGcacag